The Thioalkalivibrio sulfidiphilus HL-EbGr7 genome includes a window with the following:
- the aat gene encoding leucyl/phenylalanyl-tRNA--protein transferase: MHPLTWLHPGQADEPFPHPDRALTEPNGLLAAGGDLSLPRLLRAYRAGIFPWYEAGQPILWWSPDPRTVLFSAEVKVSRSLRKTLRSGRFRVSFDEAFEQVIKGCAEPRGGVHGTWITYGMQQAFIHMHQAGFAHSVEVWQEDQLVGGLYGVSLGRMFYGESMFSRVSDASKVALVTLCRHLEHWGYPLIDSQTPSAHLARMGARPMPRNEFRQWLDRLCDQPPHPEPWQVEPELK, encoded by the coding sequence ATGCACCCCCTCACCTGGCTGCATCCCGGACAGGCGGACGAGCCCTTTCCCCACCCGGACCGGGCGCTCACCGAACCCAACGGCCTGCTCGCCGCCGGTGGCGATCTCAGCCTGCCCCGGCTGCTGCGCGCCTATCGGGCGGGGATCTTTCCCTGGTACGAGGCCGGGCAGCCCATCCTGTGGTGGTCACCGGACCCGCGCACGGTGCTGTTCAGTGCCGAGGTCAAGGTGAGCCGCAGCCTGCGCAAGACACTCAGAAGCGGCCGCTTCCGGGTGAGCTTCGACGAGGCCTTTGAGCAGGTCATCAAGGGCTGCGCCGAGCCCCGGGGCGGCGTGCACGGCACCTGGATCACCTACGGCATGCAGCAGGCATTCATCCACATGCACCAGGCAGGCTTCGCCCACTCCGTGGAGGTCTGGCAGGAGGACCAACTGGTGGGCGGGCTGTACGGGGTGTCCCTCGGCCGCATGTTCTACGGCGAATCCATGTTCAGCCGGGTGAGCGACGCCTCCAAGGTGGCCCTGGTCACCCTGTGCCGACACCTGGAGCACTGGGGCTACCCGCTGATCGACAGCCAGACCCCTTCGGCCCACCTGGCGCGCATGGGCGCCCGGCCCATGCCCCGCAATGAATTCCGCCAGTGGCTGGACCGGCTGTGCGATCAGCCGCCCCACCCCGAGCCCTGGCAGGTGGAACCCGAATTGAAGTAG
- the moaB gene encoding molybdenum cofactor biosynthesis protein B — MSDTRAFIPINIAVLTVSDSRTEADDTSGGYLVKAVQESGHRVAEKRIVPDDIYQIRAVVSGWIADPAVNAVITTGGTGITGRDGTPEAVAPLLDKEIEGFGELFRAISYQQIRTSSLQSRAIAGVANATFIFCLPGSTGACRTGWEDLIREQLDNRHMPCNLVMLMPRLSEK, encoded by the coding sequence ATGTCCGACACCCGCGCCTTCATCCCCATCAACATCGCGGTACTCACCGTCTCCGACAGCCGCACCGAGGCCGACGACACCTCCGGCGGCTACCTGGTGAAAGCGGTGCAGGAGAGCGGACACCGGGTGGCAGAGAAGCGCATCGTGCCCGACGACATCTACCAGATCCGTGCGGTGGTGTCCGGCTGGATCGCGGACCCGGCGGTGAACGCGGTGATCACCACCGGCGGCACCGGCATCACCGGCCGGGATGGCACCCCGGAGGCGGTGGCGCCGCTGCTGGACAAGGAGATCGAGGGCTTCGGCGAGTTGTTCCGTGCCATCTCCTACCAGCAGATCCGCACCTCCAGCCTGCAGTCCCGAGCCATCGCCGGGGTGGCCAACGCCACCTTCATCTTCTGCCTGCCCGGCTCCACCGGCGCCTGTCGCACCGGCTGGGAAGACCTGATCAGGGAGCAGCTGGACAACCGCCACATGCCCTGCAACCTGGTGATGCTGATGCCGCGGCTTTCCGAAAAGTGA
- a CDS encoding segregation and condensation protein A: protein MSIEIHGPHVGGASQEEMPFAIVRGEPLSTPPKDLYIPPDALEVFLEAFEGPLDLLLYLIKRQNLDILDIPIAEITRQYMSYIELMKDMRLELAAEYLVMAAMLAEIKSRMLLPRPGITEDEDDPRAELIRRLQEYERFKKAAEDIDALPRVEREIFPVSAEPPPMERAPRLPDVELKELLLAFREVLSRADMFTHHHIQREPLSVRERMSRVLEALNAAPFVEFHKLFTVEEGRRGVVVTFLAILEMLKGHLIDLVQREPYAPIYLSLAGKAQE from the coding sequence ATGAGCATCGAGATCCACGGCCCCCACGTGGGCGGCGCGAGTCAGGAGGAGATGCCCTTCGCCATCGTGCGCGGCGAACCCCTGAGCACCCCGCCCAAGGACCTGTACATCCCTCCGGACGCCCTGGAGGTATTCCTGGAGGCCTTCGAGGGTCCGCTGGATCTGTTGCTGTATCTCATCAAGCGTCAGAACCTGGATATCCTCGACATCCCCATCGCCGAGATCACCCGTCAGTACATGAGCTACATCGAGCTCATGAAGGATATGCGCCTGGAACTGGCGGCGGAATACCTGGTGATGGCCGCCATGCTGGCCGAGATCAAGTCGCGTATGCTGCTGCCCCGGCCGGGCATCACCGAGGACGAGGATGACCCGCGGGCCGAGCTCATCCGCCGGCTGCAGGAATACGAGCGTTTCAAGAAGGCCGCCGAGGACATCGACGCGCTGCCCCGGGTGGAGCGGGAAATCTTCCCGGTGTCCGCCGAGCCGCCGCCCATGGAGCGCGCGCCGCGCCTGCCCGACGTGGAACTGAAAGAGCTGCTGCTGGCCTTCCGGGAGGTGCTGTCCCGGGCGGACATGTTCACCCACCACCACATCCAGCGTGAACCGCTGTCGGTGCGCGAGCGCATGTCACGGGTGCTCGAGGCGCTCAACGCCGCGCCCTTCGTGGAGTTCCACAAGCTGTTCACCGTGGAGGAGGGGCGCCGCGGCGTGGTGGTGACCTTCCTGGCCATCCTGGAGATGCTCAAGGGGCATCTCATCGACCTGGTGCAGCGGGAACCCTATGCGCCGATCTACCTGAGCCTGGCGGGCAAGGCGCAGGAATAG
- the scpB gene encoding SMC-Scp complex subunit ScpB: protein MDTELLKKIIEGALLAANRPLSLEQLEKLFEEGERPDRGAIRDALKQLGEDCEGRGYELKEVGSGFRFQVRETVAPWVSRLWEEKPPRYTRALLETLALIAYRQPITRAEIEEIRGVAVSTQIVKTLTEREWVRVVGHRDVPGRPALFGTTRQFLDYFNLKTLDELPTLAELRDLDKLHPELDLDGPGEGEGGKPPVEEEAVESTAPDAGEVAMQEDDVQPPEEELPRNAEGHTLQ, encoded by the coding sequence ATGGATACAGAGCTGCTCAAGAAGATCATCGAAGGCGCCTTGCTGGCCGCCAACCGGCCCCTGTCCCTGGAGCAGCTGGAGAAGCTCTTCGAGGAAGGCGAGCGTCCGGATCGCGGTGCGATCCGCGACGCCCTCAAGCAGCTGGGCGAGGACTGCGAGGGACGCGGTTACGAACTGAAGGAGGTGGGCAGCGGCTTTCGCTTCCAGGTGCGCGAGACCGTGGCGCCCTGGGTGTCCCGGCTGTGGGAGGAGAAGCCGCCGCGCTACACCCGCGCCCTGCTTGAGACCCTGGCCCTGATCGCCTACCGCCAGCCCATCACCCGCGCCGAGATCGAGGAGATCCGCGGCGTGGCGGTGAGCACCCAGATCGTCAAGACCCTCACCGAGCGGGAGTGGGTGCGCGTGGTAGGCCACCGGGACGTTCCCGGCCGTCCCGCCCTGTTCGGCACGACCCGCCAGTTCCTGGACTACTTCAATCTGAAGACCCTGGACGAGCTGCCGACGCTCGCCGAACTGCGCGACCTGGACAAGCTGCACCCGGAACTGGACCTGGACGGTCCGGGGGAGGGCGAGGGCGGCAAGCCGCCCGTCGAGGAAGAGGCCGTGGAATCCACCGCCCCGGACGCCGGTGAGGTGGCCATGCAGGAAGATGACGTGCAGCCGCCCGAAGAGGAGCTGCCCCGCAACGCCGAAGGACATACGCTGCAATAG
- a CDS encoding tryptophan--tRNA ligase: MSSLPAQNQRVVSGMRPTGRLHLGHYHGVLKNWIELQHAYECLFFVADWHALTTHYEDPRILSESVWDMVVDWLAAGVSPGAAKIFIQSRVPEHAELHLLLSMMTPLGWLERVPTYKDQQEKLREKDLATYGFLGYPLLQSADVLIYKAGLVPVGEDQVAHIEITREVARRFNHLYGREPGFEEKAEAAVDKMGKKNAKLYRDLRRRYQEQGDDQALDVARAMLETQQNISLGDRERLFGYLEGSGKIILPEPQALLTRTSKMPGLDGQKMSKSYNNTISLREDPAEVEKKIRTMPTDPARVRRTDPGEPEKCPVWALHQVYSDEATCQWVQEGCRSAGIGCLECKQPVIDAVRAELRPIQERAKDYEADPAAVRTIINEGCEAARDMARDTLDEVRRAMGLSYR; this comes from the coding sequence TTGAGTTCCCTTCCTGCGCAAAACCAGCGCGTGGTCTCCGGCATGCGGCCCACGGGCCGGCTTCATCTGGGCCACTATCACGGCGTCCTGAAAAACTGGATCGAACTCCAGCATGCCTACGAGTGCCTGTTCTTCGTGGCCGACTGGCATGCTCTGACCACCCACTACGAGGACCCCCGCATCCTCTCCGAGAGCGTCTGGGACATGGTGGTGGACTGGCTGGCCGCGGGCGTGAGCCCGGGCGCGGCGAAGATCTTCATCCAGTCCCGGGTGCCGGAACACGCCGAGCTGCACCTGCTGCTGTCCATGATGACGCCGCTCGGCTGGCTGGAGCGCGTGCCCACCTACAAGGACCAGCAGGAGAAGCTGCGCGAGAAGGACCTGGCCACCTACGGCTTCCTAGGCTATCCGCTGCTGCAGAGCGCCGACGTGCTGATCTACAAGGCAGGCCTGGTGCCCGTGGGCGAGGATCAGGTGGCCCACATCGAGATCACCCGGGAGGTGGCGCGGCGCTTCAACCACCTCTACGGCCGTGAGCCGGGCTTCGAAGAGAAGGCCGAGGCCGCCGTGGACAAGATGGGCAAGAAGAACGCCAAGCTGTACCGGGACCTGCGCCGCCGCTACCAGGAGCAGGGCGACGACCAGGCCCTGGACGTGGCCCGGGCCATGCTGGAGACCCAGCAGAACATCTCCCTGGGCGACCGGGAGCGGCTGTTCGGCTACCTGGAAGGCTCCGGCAAGATCATCCTGCCCGAGCCCCAGGCGCTGCTGACCCGGACCTCCAAGATGCCGGGCCTGGACGGGCAGAAGATGTCCAAGTCCTACAACAACACCATCTCCCTGCGGGAAGATCCGGCGGAAGTGGAGAAGAAGATCCGCACCATGCCCACGGACCCGGCCCGGGTGCGCCGTACCGATCCCGGCGAGCCGGAGAAGTGTCCGGTGTGGGCCCTGCACCAGGTCTACTCCGACGAAGCCACCTGCCAGTGGGTGCAGGAAGGCTGTCGCAGCGCGGGCATCGGCTGCCTGGAGTGCAAGCAGCCGGTGATCGATGCGGTGCGTGCCGAGCTGCGCCCCATCCAGGAACGCGCCAAGGACTACGAGGCCGACCCCGCGGCCGTGCGCACCATCATCAACGAGGGCTGCGAGGCGGCCCGGGACATGGCCCGCGACACCCTCGACGAGGTGCGTCGCGCCATGGGGCTCTCCTACCGATGA
- the rluB gene encoding 23S rRNA pseudouridine(2605) synthase RluB — MTERLQKLLARLGHGSRREIERWIEEGLVTVNGKVASLGDQAGPDDKVAIRGRVVPLDVAPKPRVIAYHKPDGELTTRKDPEGRPTVFEHLPRLRNGRWIAVGRLDYNTSGLLLFTTDGELAAKLMHPSGEVEREYAVRILGEVSPDALKQLTTGVELEDGPARFETLREAGGTGANRWYHVTLREGRNREVRRLWEAVGLTVSRLTRVRYGPISLGRDLRAGRWRDLEPGEMGALYAVAGLPWTPPKIRREDRRPPKPPRTARRPKR; from the coding sequence ATGACTGAACGACTGCAAAAACTTCTGGCCCGTCTGGGTCACGGCTCCCGACGGGAGATCGAACGCTGGATCGAGGAAGGCCTCGTCACGGTGAATGGCAAGGTGGCCAGCCTGGGCGACCAGGCCGGCCCCGATGACAAGGTGGCCATTCGTGGCCGGGTGGTGCCCCTGGATGTGGCGCCCAAGCCCCGGGTCATCGCCTACCACAAGCCCGATGGGGAGCTGACTACCCGCAAGGACCCGGAAGGCCGTCCCACGGTGTTCGAGCATCTGCCGCGACTGCGCAACGGCCGCTGGATCGCCGTGGGGAGACTGGACTACAACACCTCGGGGCTGCTGCTGTTCACCACCGACGGCGAACTGGCGGCAAAGCTCATGCATCCCTCCGGCGAGGTGGAGCGCGAGTACGCCGTGCGCATCCTGGGCGAGGTCTCTCCGGACGCCCTGAAGCAGCTCACCACCGGTGTGGAACTGGAAGACGGCCCCGCCCGTTTCGAGACCCTCAGGGAGGCCGGCGGCACCGGCGCCAACCGCTGGTACCACGTGACCCTGCGCGAGGGCCGCAACCGCGAGGTGCGCCGCCTCTGGGAAGCGGTGGGCCTGACCGTGAGCCGGCTCACCCGGGTGCGCTACGGACCCATCAGCCTGGGCCGCGACCTGCGCGCCGGGCGCTGGCGGGATCTCGAGCCCGGCGAGATGGGTGCCCTCTATGCAGTTGCGGGTCTGCCCTGGACGCCGCCGAAGATCCGCCGCGAGGACCGCCGTCCGCCCAAGCCACCGCGCACCGCCCGCCGTCCGAAACGCTGA
- a CDS encoding endonuclease III domain-containing protein, with protein MNGQRLRKVYQLLFEAHGPQHWWPANSGFEVMVGAVLTQNTAWRNVERAIAALKAANALSPEAMLDLSDAELARLIRPSGYFNVKARRLKALCRWYLDHGGRRRLRHWPTEKLRASLLSVHGIGPETADDILLYAFDRPVFVIDAYTRRLLGRLGHPHAQAAYDDFRMSLESTLGQDERLYNEYHALIVAHGKDVCRPKPRCEQCVLSTKCEFGSGT; from the coding sequence GTGAACGGTCAGCGATTGCGCAAGGTGTACCAGTTGTTGTTTGAGGCCCACGGCCCCCAACACTGGTGGCCGGCGAACAGTGGCTTCGAGGTGATGGTCGGGGCGGTGCTGACCCAGAACACCGCCTGGCGCAACGTGGAACGGGCCATCGCCGCGCTGAAGGCAGCGAATGCACTCTCGCCCGAGGCCATGCTGGACCTCTCCGATGCCGAGCTGGCCCGGCTTATCCGTCCTTCCGGTTACTTCAACGTCAAGGCCCGCCGGCTCAAGGCCCTGTGCCGCTGGTACCTGGACCACGGCGGACGGCGGCGCCTGCGCCACTGGCCCACGGAGAAGCTGCGGGCATCCCTGCTGTCGGTGCATGGCATCGGCCCCGAGACCGCCGACGATATCCTGCTCTACGCCTTCGATCGTCCCGTGTTCGTCATCGATGCCTACACGCGCCGGCTGCTCGGCCGGCTGGGTCATCCCCATGCGCAGGCAGCCTACGACGATTTCAGGATGTCACTGGAATCGACACTGGGGCAGGACGAACGACTGTATAACGAATACCACGCCCTGATCGTCGCCCATGGCAAGGACGTGTGCAGGCCGAAGCCGCGCTGTGAGCAATGCGTTTTAAGTACGAAGTGTGAATTTGGAAGTGGGACATGA